ATACCAAACCCGAGATATACCAAAAGGTGCGGAACGAATACGAGGCCAAACTGCTGGAGGTCCAGGTGCTGCTGGAGGAAAAGGGCGCCGGGCTGGAGGACGCCCTGAACCAGGCCTTGGCCGAAAAGGACCAGATACTTCCCCAATTGCAGCAGGTATCCAATACCCTGGAGGAACTTGAACTGCGGATGGTGATCGGAGAGGTGACCGAGGAGGAGAAAGCCGCCCAGGAACAGGCGCTTTTGGCCCAAAAAACCGAGATGGAAAATAATGCGGCCGCCTTGAACCAAAAAATCGAAAAACTTAATACTTTTGTCAAAGGTAAAACCACCCAGTCCGCGCCCATTCCGCCAGCACCTCCGGTCAAATTTGCGGCTTCGGCTCCTGTCCCGCCAAAGCCAGTAGTACCGCCGGCGGCCCCGGTCCACCCGGCCCCAAAACCGCCTGTTCCGCCTGCGCCCCGGCCGGCCCCAGTGGCGGTCCCGCCACCAGTGGCCAAACCTGTTCCGCCAGCGCCTCCGGTAATGCCGGCTCCGCCTGAGCCAGTGCCGCCCGCTCCTGCCCCGGCCCCGGAACTCTCGGAAGTCTTGCAGCCCCCGGTCAACGAGATGGATGAGTTGGAAAAGCAGTTTGCCAGCATCCTAGGTTCCAGTTTTAGTGAGGCCCCGGCCCAGCCGGCTCCGGCCATGGAAGAAGTGATGCCCCGGCCTCAGCCAACCCCGACCTTTGAAGTGCCGCCCGCTATGCAGGCGCCGGAGGTTCCGGTCACGGCGGCGGTCCCGGAAACGTCGGCCGAGGAGGAATCGCACAAAGGAGAGCTTAAATGCCCCAAATGCGCAGCCTATAACCGGGCCGACAACTGGTACTGCGAAAAATGCGGCAACGAGCTTTTAAACGCCCAGGACCTGTTCGGAGGCGGCAAGTAGGACAGGATACCAAGCAAATGTAAAAGCCTTCAGTATCACTGTCAGCTGAAGGTTTTTATAATTATTAGCGATAATAGATGAGTCCACTCTAAAAAGGTCGAAATCAAAAAAACGGTCATTGGAAATCAACAAGTTACAGCAACGAAAAAAGGCAAAATGCCTCTTTTTAGAGGGGACTCATAGATATATAAATCATTATGACCAACAAACCTAAAATCGGCCTGGCCCTTTCCGGCGGGGTAGGCTACTGCCTGGCCCACATCGGAGTAATCAAGGCTCTGGAGCAAAGAGGGCTGGAAGCCGACGTGGTGGCCGGGACCTCGGGCGGGGCCTTGATCGGCTGTCTTTACGCTTCGGGCCTTAAGTCCGACCGGCTGGAGCAGATTGCCCGCGAGATATCCTGGACCAAGCTGATGTCCCCCACCATGGTCTTCAGGGATAAGGGCCTGCTGTCCTCGGAACCCATCGAGAAATTAGTGGATCAGCTGATAGGGTCCAAAAGGCGTTTCAACGAGATGAAGCTGCCGCTGGCGATGTCTACGGTGGACCTGATCAGCGGCAAGGAAATAATTTTTCCCAATCATCCGGATGATCTGATAGCCCCGGCGGTCCGGGCCTCCTGCTCGGTGCCCCTGGTCTATGCCCCGCTGAAAATGGGGAATTGGCTTTTATCGGACGGCGGCATCCTGGATCCCCTGCCGATGGATCCGTTAAAAACGCTGAAGCCCGATATCACCATAGCCGTTTCCTTTATGCCCGGTCGGTTTGAGCCGGGGAACCTTTTTGAGATCGGGGTCCGCTCCATGGAGATCGCCAACATCAAGGAATCGCAGATGTCCCGCAAAGACGCCGACATCCTGATAGAATTGGAAACCGGCCAGATCTCCAGCTGGGATCTGAAATCGGCCCTGAACCTGATAGAGCTGGGCCAGCAGGCGGCCGAAAAAGCCCTGGAAGCGGCCAAGGACAAGCTTTCCGCCCAAAAGCCGTTCTGGTTTGAAATGATAAACAAAAAATGGGGTTCGGAAACATGATGATCTATCTGCTGCTCGCCGTCCTAGCCGCCGTAATGCTGGCCGGCTTCTGGTTCCTGTTTCAGGCCTTCAGCCGCCAGATGCAGGAACTCAAGGACTCCGCCAAGAACGACCAGGCTATGAACATCGTCTCCCAGTGGATGCAGGAGACCAAGGCTTCGTTGGATTC
The DNA window shown above is from candidate division TA06 bacterium and carries:
- a CDS encoding patatin-like phospholipase family protein yields the protein MTNKPKIGLALSGGVGYCLAHIGVIKALEQRGLEADVVAGTSGGALIGCLYASGLKSDRLEQIAREISWTKLMSPTMVFRDKGLLSSEPIEKLVDQLIGSKRRFNEMKLPLAMSTVDLISGKEIIFPNHPDDLIAPAVRASCSVPLVYAPLKMGNWLLSDGGILDPLPMDPLKTLKPDITIAVSFMPGRFEPGNLFEIGVRSMEIANIKESQMSRKDADILIELETGQISSWDLKSALNLIELGQQAAEKALEAAKDKLSAQKPFWFEMINKKWGSET